The Humulus lupulus chromosome 3, drHumLupu1.1, whole genome shotgun sequence genome window below encodes:
- the LOC133822461 gene encoding calmodulin-binding transcription activator 4: protein MKKMQSGYDINDLFQEAQIRWLKPAEVLFILQNHEKYKLTQEPPKKPTSGSLLLYNKRILRFFRKDGHNWRKKKDGRTVGEAHERLKVGNVETLNCYYAHGEENPSFQRRSYWILDPAYEHIVLVHYRDIAEGNSSSGSGSGSGSGSGSGSAAQLSPESIMSFSQSPSPCNTQNAGSLCVSDYQSFTPGSIEVTSDLVIQLNGSGHCDSMDGTEGVFGATQGVVNQALRKLEEQLSLNEDSVKNFESPSQLEDPNDPDILEYDSQVYHQNKLLDFNGPGNLAGDQCYSGYDGVPGDSGGDHHQLLEHEHRYGGKESVSWKEVLDSCNISSGIECQNNHALLNGNQLEFTRNGPTEEQEYLQWQNPNSSIVNNASSLMCQEVDNLKISSYPSTSKVFDTNSDYYAMFFGQGQIGPLESGVSLTIEQKQRFTIREVSPEWGYTTEATKIIIVGSFLCDSSESAWNCMFGDIEVPAQIIQEGVLRCEAPPHPSGKVTICITAGNRQSCSEVREFEYRLKPSSYVQSNPPSTESTKSPEELLLLVRFVQMLLSDSSMPNRDSNVLDAPQKLTADVDSWDSLIESLLVGSGTLSSTIDWILEELLKDKLLQWISSRSREQQDQTGCSLSKKEQGIIHMVAGLGFEWTLNPILSSGVSINFCDINGWTALHWAARFGREKMVAALIASGASAGAVTDPSSQDPTGKTAASIAATSGHKGLAGYLAEVALTSHLLSLTLEESELSKGSAEVEAEKTVNSISNHGFIAHEDPLLLKPTLAAVRNAAQAAARIQSAFRAHSFRKQQQKEAVGSSVDEYGISLNEISAMSKLKFRNPRDYNSAALSIQKKYRGWKGRKDFLALRQKVVKIQAHVRGYQVRKNYKVICWAVGVLEKVVLRWRRKGAGLRGYRPETDCTDESEDILKVFRKQKVDGAIKEAFSRVMSMVKSSEARQQYIRVFEKYCQVKGERGNASTEAAAASAELADLYGLEDVDMFSFP from the exons ATGAAAAAGATGCAATCAG GGTATGATATTAATGATCTCTTTCAAGAAGCTCAAATCCGTTGGCTGAAGCCTGCTGAAGTGCTCTTCATTTTACAGAACCATGAGAAGTACAAACTTACCCAGGAGCCGCCTAAAAAGCCAACAA GTGGATCTTTGTTGCTCTATAACAAGAGGATCCTTCGGTTTTTTCGTAAAGATGGCCATAATTGGCGTAAAAAGAAGGATGGAAGAACTGTTGGGGAAGCACATGAACGCCTTAAg GTCGGAAATGTTGAAACTTTGAACTGTTATTATGCGCATGGAGAAGAGAATCCCAGTTTTCAGAGACGTAGCTATTGGATACTTGATCC GGCGTATGAGCACATTGTTCTTGTTCATTACAGAGACATAGCTGAG GGAAATTCCAGTTCTGGATCAGGATCTGGATCTGGCTCTGGGTCTGGGTCTGGCTCTGCTGCTCAACTATCACCAGAATCAATAATGTCGTTCAGCCAGAGTCCTAGCCCCTGTAATACTCAAAATGCAGGATCTCTGTGTGTTAGTGATTATCAGAGTTTTACTCCAGGGTCAATAGAAGTTACTTCAGATTTAGTAATCCAATTAAATGGAAGCGGGCATTGTGACAGTATGGATGGAACAGAAGGGGTATTTGGTGCAACACAGGGTGTTGTTAATCAAGCTTTGCGAAAACTTGAGGAGCAATTAAGTCTAAATGAGGATAGCGTTAAAAACTTTGAGTCACCTAGTCAACTTGAAGATCCAAATGATCCAGATATACTGGAATATGATAGTCAGGTGTACCATCAAAATAAGTTGTTAGATTTTAATGGACCAGGAAATCTTGCAGGTGATCAATGCTATTCTGGATATGATGGGGTGCCAG GTGACAGTGGTGGAGATCATCATCAACTCCTTGAACATGAACATAGGTATGGAGGAAAAGAATCCGTATCCTGGAAAGAGGTGCTTGACTCGTGCAATATTTCTTCAGGAATCGAGTGCCAGAATAATCATGCATTGTTGAATGGAAAT CAGCTTGAATTTACAAGAAATGGACCAACCGAAGAGCAGGAATACCTTCAATGGCAGAATCCCAATAGTAGCATTGTTAATAATG CTTCCTCGTTGATGTGTCAAGAAGTTGACAATCTTAAAATTTCTTCATATCCATCTACATCAAAAGTTTTTGACACCAATTCAGATTATTATGCTATGTTCTTTGGTCAAGGCCAAATTGGACCTCTTGAGTCAGGTGTAAGTCTGACTATTGAACAAAAGCAGAGATTTACAATTCGGGAGGTATCGCCGGAATGGGGATATACCACTGAGGCTACAAAG ATCATCATTGTCGGATCATTTCTTTGTGATTCATCAGAATCTGCATGGAATTGTATGTTTGGTGACATTGAAGTTCCTGCTCAAATCATTCAAGAGGGAGTATTACGTTGTGAAGCTCCTCCTCACCCCTCTGGGAAGGTGACTATCTGCATTACTGCTGGTAATCGACAATCTTGCAGTGAAGTCAGAGAGTTCGAGTACCGTCTTAAGCCTAGCAGTTATGTTCAAAGTAATCCACCTTCGACAGAATCAACAAAGAGTCCAGAGGAGTTGCTACTACTCGTCAGATTTGTTCAGATGCTCTTGTCAGATTCATCAATGCCAAATAGAGATTCTAATGTATTGGATGCCCCTCAAAAATTGACAGCTGATGTAGATTCTTGGGATAGTCTAATAGAGTCTCTTTTAGTTGGTAGTGGTACTTTATCTAGTACTATTGACTGGATTCTTGAAGAGCTTCTGAAAGACAAGTTACTGCAGTGGATATCTTCTAGATCCCGGGAACAACAAGATCAGACAGGATGCTCATTATCCAAGAAAGAGCAAGGGATAATACACATGGTTGCTGGGTTGGGATTTGAATGGACCTTAAACCCTATTCTTAGTTCTGGAGTGAGTATAAATTTCTGTGACATCAATGGATGGACTGCTCTACACTGGGCAGCTCGCTTTGGAAG GGAAAAAATGGTTGCTGCGCTTATAGCTTCTGGTGCATCAGCTGGAGCAGTGACAGATCCAAGTTCACAAGATCCAACAGGGAAAACAGCTGCGTCTATTGCAGCCACCAGTGGGCACAAGGGACTTGCTGGTTATCTTGCAGAAGTAGCATTAACTAGCCACCTGTTATCCCTTACACTGGAAGAAAGTGAACTTTCTAAAGGCTCTGCTGAGGTTGAAGCTGAAAAAACTGTAAATAGTATATCAAATCATGGCTTTATCGCCCATGAGGATCCGCTTTTGCTTAAACCTACTTTGGCTGCTGTCCGGAATGCAGCTCAGGCTGCTGCACGCATACAGTCCGCTTTCAGGGCACATTCCTTCAGAAAACAACAACAGAAAGAAGCTGTTGGCTCTAGTGTAGATGAGTATGGTATCAGTTTGAACGAAATTTCTGCAATGTCAAAGCTGAAATTCCGCAACCCACGTGATTACAATTCAGCTGCATTATCTATTCAGAAAAAGTACCGTGGGTGGAAAGGACGCAAGGATTTCCTAGCTCTACGTCAGAAAGTTGTCAAGATACAG GCTCATGTGAGAGGTTATCAGGTTAGGAAAAATTACAAAGTAATCTGTTGGGCTGTTGGAGTTCTAGAAAAGGTTGTACTGAGGTGGCGACGAAAAGGAGCCGGTTTGCGTGGTTACCGGCCTGAGACAGACTGTACTGATGAAAGTGAAGATATTCTTAAGGTGTTCCGCAAGCAGAAAGTCGATGGAGCAATTAAGGAGGCTTTCTCCCGTGTAATGTCAATGGTGAAGTCCTCAGAGGCACGTCAACAATACATTCGCGTGTTTGAGAAGTACTGCCAGGTTAAG GGCGAACGTGGTAACGCGAGCACTGAAGCAGCAGCAGCATCGGCCGAACTTGCTGATTTGTACGGGTTAGAAGATGTGGATATGTTTTCATTCCCATAG
- the LOC133822462 gene encoding uncharacterized protein LOC133822462, with product MNMDMDSKSQTNLELVNVAIHKLMDERKIREASGGGDDDDDHILLSQLLSQLELVKGENSSLDQQPKPSKVPQEDHIKEVKIKCKTTTNDQSKKSGSTESNNNNNNGDNVDKYDDERIIVKELKEIKGQNSVTHWLLSIMMVLTVAWQVSGVSLLLKVKNKVKYGMNHPFKLLEGMVTGINNEESTYSLMEAPSSVLPSLKIPDLPHLELPDLTSAITTSTSTTTNNNIHKQN from the exons ATGAACATGGACATGGATTCTAAAAGTCAAACAAATTTGGAGCTTGTCAATGTGGCCATCCACAAGCTCATGGACGAAAGAAAAATCAGAGAAGCCTCTGGTGGTGGTGACGATGACGATGATCACATCCTCCTCTCCCAGTTGCTCTCTCAG TTGGAGTTGGTAAAAGGAGAAAATAGTAGCCTTGATCAGCAACCAAAACCTTCAAAGGTACCACAAGAAGATCATATTAAAGAAGTGAAAATAAAGTGTAAGACTACAACAAATGATCAATCCAAAAAGAGTGGCAGTACTgaatctaataataataataataatggtgaTAATGTTGACAAATATGATGATGAAAGGATTATCGTAAAAGAATTGAAAGAGATTAAGGGACAGAACAGTGTGACACACTGGCTTCTCTCCATCATGATGGTGCTGACAGTGGCATGGCAAGTATCTGGGGTTTCTCTCTTATTGAAAGTAAAAAATAAGGTTAAGTATGGAATGAACCACCCTTTTAAGTTGTTGGAAGGAATGGTTACAGGGATCAATAATGAAGAATCAACTTACAGCCTTATGGAAGCTCCTTCTTCAGTACTTCCTTCTCTCAAAATTCCAGACCTTCCTCACTTGGAATTACCAGATTTAACATCTGCAATCACTACctctacctctaccactactaataataatattcataaacAAAACTGA